A stretch of DNA from Cryptomeria japonica chromosome 4, Sugi_1.0, whole genome shotgun sequence:
GAGGCATGTGGTTCCTATTCCAGATATTGAGCTTGAGGTGTAAAATCCAATGATAACATGTCCAAGATTGATCCTCCACTAGGTTTCTTTGATGGGGAAAGGCTAGTGAAAGtagatttaattgattatgatGTTTCAGTTCTATATTGTAACGAAGATCCTTACCTTTTGGCACTTGTATTAAGACTTAACACTAGCAAAATGGTGTAGCTGCTCTAACTGTTTAATGTTTTGGTGATTGCATGTTTTGCTAGATGTTTTGGTTATATATTGGATATGATCACATGGATACTCTTTTTTGAGCTCTAAGACTTTGAGCTATATTGTTAACTCTTCATTCTACTAATATATTCTCGATTCAAAAAAATATTCTTAATTTAAAAACAAATACAAAACATTCATTTATTTCGTACTATATGTAATattcaaaatatataaatataacatattatatataaaatataattttataattttataatattacatttatatttatcagttttaattttatttatacatAATAAGATAAAAATTAattgagaaataaaataaaataaatttcaattatCTTTAGTGATAAGAATTGAGAAATGAAAAGAACCGGTCGATAAAATAGGGAGTCTATTGACTAGCACCATGCTTCACTCGTGGATAAAATAGAATTTTTCTAATGGTATAGGAGTGGCATACATGCTTCGCCCATAGATAAAACAAAGTGCATTTTGCTAACAAGATGGGAATGCTTGCTAAAAATTATTAGCTCCAATAAAAGCATGACCCTAAACAAAAATATTATCAACAACTCATAAATGTGTCATTACTCACAGGTATGCAGAAACCCAGGCGAATCTAGAGCCATCCCAATTACGTGTTGATTTAGATGGATCtaaagtgtgtatatatatatatatataatatgatgaTTCGACAGTTTTTTTATTAGATAAACGGGGAATTCTTTTGTTATTTCATCTAAACAAAATATGTAAATTTATGCAGATAATCTTCCTTCTCATATTCAAACTTAACAATGTGGATTTCAACCAATATGTCCGTAACATATATGTCTGCATCTATagaatatgttgaaggaaatggaatcaTCATTGAAATAAGCGTATAGATTTTAACAGGCTCTTGAGCAAAGTAACACCTCTGAGATTATAGTGACACAACTGCTACGTATATTTTGGCATAGCATGATTCCAGGTGAAATAGAAATAAATGATTCTAATCACACATTTTTCAACTTTTTAAACATAATAGCAAGTAATTGAtcataatttcatttattttttatcaaaatacATGAAAGATGGTAGACACTGAACCCAAGCTCAAATACTACCAAAGCTAAAGCTAAAGTTAAAACCCAAGAGATTATTCAAGATCCAATAAAACACATACACAACTACTTTGCTACAGATTTGCAGTGGGCATGTTGCACATCTTTAGACAAAGTAAAAATGGCGTAGCGATGTTGATCTTATTCACTCTATAAACCTTTACCCATACTACGCATATACTTTTCTTGTCCACTGGAGGGAGGCTCTCAACCACGTCAAGCACTGCTTTATCAAGCTCACCAAGTTGTCGTCGGCTGCCATCACGACACAGTCGTCCCATGATTGGAACCCAAGTTGTGAGAAAAGAAACTCGACAAGCTCTTGAAATTATTAACTTCCCATCTCCTGTTGCCTTCATAAAACCCATTAAAATGTCGAACACATTTGGAATTATAATGCCGAAAGTATTTGGATGGTAATTTTTCTGCTGCTTTACAAACTCCATAAATTGTACATCTTCACAAAATGCCTTCATTGCAGCTTTGAGAATTTCTCCTTCACAGTACTGGATAAGTTGAAACAGCGTCCATAGAGACGAGAGATCACGGGAATCGATGGCTTCTTTGAACTCTTGCAAAAGCACACGCCCACATACAGCCATGACATCTCTAGATGTATTTCCTTCTAACATCCGGACAAAATATATCTCCACAGTTTTCTGACTGGATAAATCGTTGTCGCCACCTTTGATAAGGGACACTATTTCTTGGATACTCTTCTCCACAAAAACTATATGGTTGTCGTCCTCCTGATGAAGCCTGGCAGCTAAATCTGGTGAAGGTTTCAATTCCAGAGAAGAGAGAACATTTCGAATTCGGGGCTCTTGCTCAGCACTCCAACGAACTGCTTCCAAATATTGCATGCATTTTTCGATGCTGTAATCAGCCAACATTTCAGAAGCAACTGACAGAATCGCCAGGCATTCCTCAATATTGGAGAAATGCACATTCTCGCCATACATGAGTTGAATGCATTTTAAATAGTGATCGAAGTCATGAGAAATGCTTACACATATTTCGGTTGGCTTATCAGATGACGAGTGCGCGGAAAGCTCTGGTTCAAAACACTTGGATCTCTTCAGAATCTGAGAATGAAGATAAATTGGATTTCTTCCGTACTTTTCGTCATTTGTGCCAgtcaaaaacaattttacatcagcaGAGCTTTGATCTCCGAATCGAAGCTGAGCTTCTGCCATTGCATAAATGGATGGAGCGATGAGAAACAGATGACCCCTTTCTTTCTATAAGTTGGAGCAGCAGCAGAAATGCCTTATTCTGTGCTTGCTGTATGGCGATCTCGGCAAATTTTTGGACAATTTCTTTTTGAATGTCAAACGTTTTAGCAACTACAATTTCTAGATTTAGAGAGGGCAATTAAATAGCAATGACATTCAAGCTTCGTTCAATGTGAATATAATGGTAAAGTTATTCCAAATACTTTAATTTGGAATCGAGTAACAACATTTTTATGCCGTGCCCACCTTTTTAAAGAGCAGATTTCCTCCGGTTTGGGAATGACATATACGAGCCCTTCAGTGGAATTAGAGTTACCAACTGCCActttaatgatttgaaaattgaaaattgaaaatcaagTGGATGTTTcgtattaattatttatatttatttaatatgaatGAGATGTAAaattattattgattatttgattgCAACAGAAAAACAATTATTCATTTATTACTTCTTTACTTCTTTACTTCTTAGATCTTCTTATGGTTGCATGCATATGCACTTATAATATTTTAGATACTTTTACTCAACAAACACTCTACTAAGATCTTATGTTTTCTTACACATCTTCTAATCCTTAGTGTGTTAATATTGTTTGCCTTTATTCTACTCTTAGCATTATTACCTTTTCTTAGCATTATTATCTTAGCAAACATTCCTTCTCAAACTTTTTATATGATAATGAaagttgattttttcaattttaaaattatattgtaatgatgaaatttgcatatccatttcatttttcatttactTTTGTGTCCATGAAGATATATCTTAATATATGTATCTAGTGATAAATGCACAATCTTGTGTGAGATCAAGTTCATTCCTCTTATCTTTCATCCATTTACAAACACATATTCCCATATACTTAGCCTTATCTTATTCATTTCTTTACATACTCTTCAACATTCACCTTATCTATCTTTTCATTGCATCTATCTATACACCTACCTTCATTTGATCATGTGTAACTTGGATTTGATCGTTATTTCTTTTGGGACAAATCCATAGTCATAAGGGAGACATCACAGTCATGAACTTGTcctctttcaatttaaattttaaaattcaaatttggtcaactaatCCTTATCACCTTTCTACATTGAACTAACTAGACACAAATTTAGCACAATTTGATGTTATGTGCTGGTAATTaaagacattcaatgcattcatccTAAGAATctacaaaacattcaaaaatatatcATTCCAAAATAATAGTGATACTTTGATTCAGTGCAATAAAAAGAACAAAGAATTTGCATCCTTACATATTTCCCTATTGTTTTCTATATTgttcaatattttaaaatttatctaAGAAAACTTGCTCCCTGTGATTAATGCtatctttaaaatattttaaaatactgCCATTACATTAAATAATCAGAAAGAGTAGAATAGAAAGTCAACATTAGAAGAAAGTTAGATAGAACAACACTAATTACTGGGACGAATTCAGAACTAGAGTATGAATATACGACGGTGAATTACTATTAGACCTAGATTTATTTTAACAATTGCTCTAGAGTCTCAAATTTTTTTGTGTCCTGCGGAAATTTGTTAGTTATGTGTGAAAACAAGGAAGCAAACAATGGAGtgataatttcatttaaataggaCTTAACTAGACGAATAGGTGGGATTTTGACTCAACTTTTAGCCAAGGACAAATCAAATTCGCTGCAAAGGCTATAGGATTGCGCATAAGTACTTTTAGAGAagaatttgcatttttttttggctAGAATTTTGCTCGATTAGAAGAATCTGCATGTCTTTAACTCGAATTTGAACCGTGAACAACTAAAACTTGATGTAGTTTGATAGTTAAAGAATGAGTGTGTTTTTGGCCTGAATTTTAGCTTATTATGTTAGATATCAGTTCAGAAATTATCAGTCATGATAAAGATTTTACGAATGCTTGGGCTATTTGTTTATAATAAGTGCATTTATAAATGTTGAGCTCTGGTTTGTTCGCTTGTATTTAAACAAAGCGGAAATCAGTATAACTTCAAAAAAATGTGTAAAAGTAAGAAATTGATTATGAAGATATGGTTTAAAATTCTTCTTAAACAATGTTCATCTTTGTCAAGATTTATGTTTAATTTGTAAGAAAATGATCATGAAGATATGATTTACATAATCTCATCACACTTTGGCTCATGGTTGTATGGTATCTCTACGCAATTGATATACAATACTATAACTTAGTCTAAGAGTATTGATACATTGACCAAGTGAAGTTTTATTGAAAGAGCTTTGATTATGGTTTTACAATTAAGAAAACATTATGTAAGCCTCATAGACAATAGTCACAGCCTCATATAAA
This window harbors:
- the LOC131036095 gene encoding BTB/POZ domain-containing protein At3g50780-like gives rise to the protein MAEAQLRFGDQSSADVKLFLTGTNDEKYGRNPIYLHSQILKRSKCFEPELSAHSSSDKPTEICVSISHDFDHYLKCIQLMYGENVHFSNIEECLAILSVASEMLADYSIEKCMQYLEAVRWSAEQEPRIRNVLSSLELKPSPDLAARLHQEDDNHIVFVEKSIQEIVSLIKGGDNDLSSQKTVEIYFVRMLEGNTSRDVMAVCGRVLLQEFKEAIDSRDLSSLWTLFQLIQYCEGEILKAAMKAFCEDVQFMEFVKQQKNYHPNTFGIIIPNVFDILMGFMKATGDGKLIISRACRVSFLTTWVPIMGRLCRDGSRRQLGELDKAVLDVVESLPPVDKKSICVVWVKVYRVNKINIATPFLLCLKMCNMPTANL